The Salvia miltiorrhiza cultivar Shanhuang (shh) chromosome 2, IMPLAD_Smil_shh, whole genome shotgun sequence DNA window TCGTCTTCGCCATCCCTTTCTCGCAGCTGAGCAGCTAGATTGAGTGACTTCTCTTGAAAATTTCAGCCAAATAAAAAGATTATAATAATTAATCGTCACCCCCGAGTTGCAGATGAATTTGACTCCGGTATGCAGGAATTTAGATAGAGAAGCAGAAACCCTAGAAACTGGAttcgaggagagagagaggggtggagGAATTTGGTGAAGAAACACTGGTTGGAGTTCAGTCTGCCCCTGGCCGtccccttcttcttttttctattttttctcattttaattttttttatgacttTTTTTGTGTCACTATTTTACGAGATTGCTTATCAAAATAATTGTTGAAGCCTTCTTTTAAGAATTTGACTACATTTGAACCGTAATCGAATCGAGTCGGatcgaattttaaattatatttatcgAATACTTCGAgcttgtaaatttatatttaaagtattaattattttattcttaataacataacatattaattattttttctatagtaataattaatagaaTTAATTAGAGACGTAATACaattattactaattataatatgCTATCTGTCTCAACTATATAGGCAGTAGGCTAGTTGATTTTTTCACAAGAATTTAAAAAGTCAATGAGAAAGAAAATCATACTAGTAGCCTTTTAATAcgttcatatttaatatttgaaaattcattaatttttaaatttaatcaaaGTATTAAATAAAGTATGTTAATAAATGAGTATTAGAATTATTATTTGTAAAATTTCTataattcttctttttttaaggaattttatttttgagaaaaaaccTTATTCGTTACGTATTTTCAAGTTTTATGAAACAAATTTGCATAATCTTTCATTTCTATTGATGTTGATTACatatattaattagattatCATAGTTTTTAAATGCACGCTATAATTGGGCCAAGTTCTTGATGTTTTCCTCTGTTCATAAAAGCCGGCCCATTTTTTGTGGTGGCCGCAATGAGTGGACTACTGATCTGGGCTAGCAGGCCTGAGCTTATTGGGCCTCTCGAGTGAATAAAGAAAGCCCAAATGAAAACATTTTAAATAATGATTTAATTTCGGGTTAAATATATACTATCAATTTTCGAAATACTACTTTATCTAGGTAATATAAACCTTCTcgtaataattatatatatatatattttttaggaaaataattttataaaatttataaacaatataaatacataatgaATACAAATAAAGTCCCACGTTATGATTTGCCATACCCACCATTCTCTCTGTGTGTGAAGGGTAGTTACAATTaattttttacaatattttttttgaggaaataaTTTTTACAATATTGAAAAGGCTTGATAAATATACTACTTTAGGAGAAAACTTTATACCTTCACAATTGAGCATTGCCTTTATGGTGTAAAAGTGGATCTTTTTTCCAAAGTCAAAACAATCTTCTTCCTTTtatatattaacataaatagCAATAAAGATATAAAGTAGAAAAGCATAGTATAAAGCTAATATACCAATATCCTCAGCTGAAAAAGTTAAACATTATTCAACTTTCTTAATTTTAGGTTGGCAtgcattcttttttctttctctctttaaaaaaaaaaattgtcatgcATTTTAGAAAAATAGATAATTTTATGTTATAGTTTCTGAAACAAAAAATTCAAACAAAGAATTGAGATAAttgcaaatttttttttggcactTTAGCCAATGAAGTATACAAAATTTGTACCTTTTAGATTTTTTTAGCAACAACTTCCATTATTATGtgtttttttaacattaaaaaaaaaaaactatttataCCTGCAGACTAAGTGACTGATATTTCAGTATATTTTGTGATGTTTTTCCTTAAATTTTAAAACTTTGTCagctatttaatttttttatatatattttgttgccATAATAATATACTAgagaaaacacacacacaagaaaCAATCTTACAAATGCCTTAACCAACATTACAAAAGATTAATAAGTAAAAACAAGAAAAGGGTTAATAATGttacaaaagaaaaataataaaatacaatctGCTCGCTCAAAATACATATGTAACAAAACGTTTATGTAttacaagtaaaaaaaaaagaaaaaaaaaacacaaggaCACTAAAAAAACGCATCCATGCTACTATAGAACATAAATTACAACAaacttgttttgtttttcttttctttttttcacaaTCAATTTTTTCCTATAATACAAGTATTACACTACATGAGCTAAGAGTTTGAGGGTTATACCAACTGTGCTGTGCAAAGGGTAGGCAGCTCGTCGACATCAAGGCGCTTGTCGATGAATCTCCTGCCGAGATCAAGACGAGGAAAAAAGGGCGAAAAGACGAGGGGCGTCACATGATATTTTTCACACAAGATAGGGAGGAGAAAATGTGATGGGGATCACTTTTGGACCATTCTGTCTAGCAATGAAACACCTACCAAGAAACACATCCATTATGATATTGATAATCAACCACCAAAATGGAACAAGATTTGATTCATACAGTTGGAATTTGGACTGTATCAGTCCTCTCCACATGATATTAATACAGTATAATGTCACATAATTTCAGTGTGGCCCCTCTTCCAACTAATAGGTGAATGAATGTATTTATTGTTGATAAAGATCCAACTAGTTGCTTTCTTACTATGAATGAAATCACATTTGCACATAGAAATTCTTTTAGCTTTCTTAATATGAATGGTATCACATTTTCATATACAAAGTATAGTGGCCTTTTGTAGCCCTTGAGATGTGATGTTTTTTTACCAAGTTTAGCTTTCATTATATTTGTATATAATGAAAGCTAAGGACAGTATGTGGTATTGTATAATGAAACCATAGATGATTGTTGAGGGAAAGTTAGGTGGCAAGTTGATTCTATTCTACACCTAATCATCTTCTACACCAACAATTCTTGATATGAAGTCTAAACAATCTTGTTATGGAAAGACTAGAAATCAGTTATTCAAGTAGGGAGCTAATCTACAATTCCACATATATGATAACCCAATGATTGATCAAAACATATAACTAAACTCAATGAAAAATCAAGTAAATCAAGAATGCATCATTACCTTCTTCATTCAGCAGAAGTGGTTAATCAGTCTCTCCACGTTCTTGAAAACAAACTAGTTAGCCTATTGCCGGAGAGTCTCTGCAACGCCTTCTTGGCACCGGGCACGTCCATCTCCACCAACCTCTGCAGATGCCCGTAGACACCAGCTGCCACGAGCCTCTTCCGACAGCCATGGCTCCCTCCGGCCATTACAGCCGCCACCACCGACACAGGGAACTTCTTTGAAACCACCTCAAACCTAGGATCCAGCATCTGTGCCAGCCTCATCAGGCTCTTCTCATCCCTCACCAACTCCTTCCTATTCGATTTCACGGATAACAGCAACGCCAAGGCCTTGGCCGCGACCTCCTGCACTCCATCGGGCTTCACGGCCTCCATTAGCCTTACTAGAGAACCCATACAACCAGCAATCACAATCTTGTTACTATCACTAATTGATAATTTAGCAAGCAATGAAGCTGCAATGTGCTGCAACCTAATGTTTCTTCCAAGCTTAATTAGATCAGCAAGCTGAACTATGAACATTGTCGATCCAGATAAAACACGATTGCTGATTTCATCAGCGGTTAACGAATAAATCCCGCGCAATACGTGCTCTACCGTGTCAGCAACGGGGCATTCGTGGAAGAGATGCACCAATTTCTGCAAGCATTTCTCCTGCAGCAACAAATTGCGGAAATACTCGCCTGCGGAAGCGAGAATTGATATGCAATTCGCCGATTTTCCTTGCGCAGATGCGTTTCCAGAGATAAGCAAGTCGATTAGAACAGGAATCGCGCCTTCTTCCGCCAACGCAGCTCGGATATCTTCAACCACGGAGACGTTCCTGATCGCGCCGACGGCGTGAGATTGAGCGATGAGAGAGCCAGATTTACATAGCTCGATGAGTACAGGAACGCCGCCGTAGGCGGAAATCGCCCAGGCGTTGTCGTGATCGGCTGTGATGAACTCGACCGCCATCGCCGCCCTCTCCTTCACCTGCACCGAGCTGCACTCGATTATCCTCAGTAAAGGACCTAACGCGCCTTCCTCGAACACGCATTTCCGCGGTAAATCGCCGGCGGCGACGAGCAGCGACACGGCGTGGACCGCCAGCTCTCTGACGGAGTCGTCGCCGCTCGAATCGAGCAGCGATGTGAGGCACCTCATGTCGCCTTCCCTCGCGACGATCATCGCGGACTTGCTGTCTTCAATTAGTAGCTGGATCAGCGAATCCAGCGCCTTCAGCTTGAACTCTAGGCCGCCGATCTGGAGGCGCGCGAAGAGGTCTCTCACGAAGAACGTGAGCTCCTCCTTGGAGGAGGTCGGGTCAGGGCGGGAGAGGACAATGGCGGTGGAGTGGTGGAGGACGCCGGAGCGGAGTAGGAGCTCCAGGTCGCTGATTTGCTTCGACAGCCACCCCGCCGCCATGTCGAGGTCGGATTGCATCAGCAGCTTGCCGCGGCCGGCCGCCGCACCGCGGCAGTGGTGGCAGAGGATCTCGGTGCGGCGGAGGGTGGATAGCAGCGCCGGGAGGAGCGGCGGAAGGAGCGGATTGTCCGACCAGTGCGGGGAGTCGGAGATTTCGGCGGTGAGGGTTTGGACGGCGGCGAGCTTCGAGCGGAGCACTTGCCACCGCGCGGCGAAGGAGGTGACGGCGAGGGTGGACGGGAGGAGGTCGGCGAGGAGGACAGAAATTTGGCGGAGAGTCTCGGCAGGGGACGGTGGCGCCGCTGTGGATTGCGGTGGCGGGACGGTGGCGGGAGGCATTTCTctgctttttttcttttttctatttatttatttattaattttctgcTTTTGTGATGTTTACGAGTGTGTGTGATTCAGTATATTATATTATGCTCGAAAAAGTCAGAAAATGCATGTGAAATAATAGAGGAAGGAGGGGTGGTGGGCGCCGTCgcagtgtgtgttgtgtgtgaaaAAAAGAGGTGTTAGAAATGGGCTAAAGAGGAAGAGcattttatagtattttttttgtcacatttaatgaaatttatattttggaTTGGTATATAGTAGTAAAATATTATGTGTCTTGCATAGTAAAATACTATTACTATATTATATCCTATGTTTAAGTAATTTATAATGATTCTAACTACCACTATAGTCTATAGATACTCAATCTAGCTGTTTTCGTGTACATCTGTTTCCAATTACGAGTTTGTAtagttattttaaattttagtttgttGACAAACCTGAATTTTAAGGGTTATTTTTAGAAGTAGTCGGAATTTTGACCATatgttattttatatttcaaatttataattattataaatataagtataagtatatatttacttttattgttCAAATTATAAATCGAGCCAAAATTTATGATCAAATGTTGAATGAAGGGAATATACATATACCCTCTTAAgcttgtttgtttttttaatgACCCAAATATATAAGTTGGTTTCTAAAAAGATATACTACTACATTTTTAGTCTCTCTACAAACAtaactttatttaattatttaattaattctagCATTACTAAATTGTCAAATACATTAATATACTGAGAAATTACTTGTATGACTTTTTTTTAATCCTTTGACAAAATCCGATCAGACTATATAATAAtgacaaaaaatatatatatttcttcaaTTCTAACTAACttgatcaatattttttttttgaatcatTCTAATTAGATTGATCAATTTCCTTGTATAGAgtaaatataaataagaaaacatTTAatcacttatttattttattatcaaatacatttaaaatactaatttcttaaatatcattttaaaaagaaattgaTCAAGTTAGGTGGGACAGACGGAGTAATTCGGATGGTCATAAGACTCACAACTTAGTCAAATGACCATAAAGTTATTAGTTGGATAGTTAATATCAATTGATTTGAAAGTTCTTATAGAACAAATTCTTTTTTAATGTATTTAGCTAAAATTATTGTTCTGattttttattacaattaaAATATCATAATGCATTAAATGAGTTGAAATGTTAAATGAGGAAATTCTAACCACGTGGCCCACATCTCATTCATGAGTCTTTTTCAAAATTCCATTTGTATAGACTTGACTTTGAGGTCATCCTACGACTTGAGTGAAAACAAATTTGtgttcaaatatatatatatattttttcaactGTGGTCCTAACCATATTAACTATATTTCATAATATCTTCAACTTCATAATGTACTTGTTcacatagtttttttttttttttctatctatGTGACTACTCTTcaataaatttagaaagttcagtACCATGAAAGTAGTACTACTTTgtctaattttaaaatttaatatagatatttattttgtgtaataatattataatctATTATTGATAgatgaatttttctttttatatcaaattaccATTGAGACATGGAatgatactcccttcgtccctgaaacatcttcatttatttttattttcatttttccccAACACATTTTACTAATCTATTTTTGGGACCCCTTCTCATTTTAATCGATCTATTAGTTACTATCATCACTTTTTATGtcattgttttttttaatttgtgggaCCCCTTCTCCACTTGTCAAATACATATTTTGCACCGACTCCTCTTAGAAAGATGTTTCAAGGACAAAGGGAGTAATAAACAAACAACATACCCACCCTAAAAGTAAAACAAGATAGATTAATTTGTTGCTAGTTCAAAGCTAAACCCTAACTCTTCCTCACTCCTaaaacaaagagagagagaaacaagaTGTAGTCCTTACTCTCACACCTAAAACTAAGCAAGTGAGAGATAGAAAGAAACCCTAGAAAACATTGGTTAGAGGCTCTAGGTTCCTTTGAGGGCCAAGAAACACAAGGCCCTCAAAAAATGGttggttttttttctttcctttccaTTTTTTGGAACCAAAATTAGCCTAAAATAAGCTACACTACTTCAAAAAGGAACCTAAGCCTCAGTGAGATCATCCAACCTTGGCTATGTAGGTGGGAAGAATCTGTTGAGATTGAATGGCAATGTGTAGAACTCCTCGTTCCGATTGTCGCCTTTGAACGTCCTGAACTTCACCCACCACGGCATGCCACGGTCCTTCTTCGACATCTCAACGTCCAGCGTGTTGTCGAGGAGCACGGCCACAATCAACGCGATGGTGGCGGGCGACATGAATATGGTGTTGAAGAACGCGTTGAACTGCATCAGAGACGAGAACACGCGGCGGATCATCAAAAACTAGATCATGTGATGATGGAGATTGATTTGATCAACTATTTTTAGCATTAGGGTTAAAGCATGAATCAATGCAACTAATCATGCTCAAGATCATTGAGAAATAATAGGACTAGTACTTATTTTTCATGTAGATTAGGAAAATGTTGAGAGGAGTATGATTTCCTCGTTTACTCGAAGCCGGATCCTCTCCCGTTGCATTTACAAACGACTGTCACATGTCGATGAAATTTAAAAACCAAAATACTAaagatttttaaatttcattgaCACGTGACGAGTTGCATAATGC harbors:
- the LOC131009412 gene encoding protein CELLULOSE SYNTHASE INTERACTIVE 1-like, translating into MPPATVPPPQSTAAPPSPAETLRQISVLLADLLPSTLAVTSFAARWQVLRSKLAAVQTLTAEISDSPHWSDNPLLPPLLPALLSTLRRTEILCHHCRGAAAGRGKLLMQSDLDMAAGWLSKQISDLELLLRSGVLHHSTAIVLSRPDPTSSKEELTFFVRDLFARLQIGGLEFKLKALDSLIQLLIEDSKSAMIVAREGDMRCLTSLLDSSGDDSVRELAVHAVSLLVAAGDLPRKCVFEEGALGPLLRIIECSSVQVKERAAMAVEFITADHDNAWAISAYGGVPVLIELCKSGSLIAQSHAVGAIRNVSVVEDIRAALAEEGAIPVLIDLLISGNASAQGKSANCISILASAGEYFRNLLLQEKCLQKLVHLFHECPVADTVEHVLRGIYSLTADEISNRVLSGSTMFIVQLADLIKLGRNIRLQHIAASLLAKLSISDSNKIVIAGCMGSLVRLMEAVKPDGVQEVAAKALALLLSVKSNRKELVRDEKSLMRLAQMLDPRFEVVSKKFPVSVVAAVMAGGSHGCRKRLVAAGVYGHLQRLVEMDVPGAKKALQRLSGNRLTSLFSRTWRD